In a single window of the Desulfocurvibacter africanus subsp. africanus DSM 2603 genome:
- a CDS encoding O-antigen ligase family protein: MYLLIFTRTRSSYVGFAVALLLLWVLHRGFDWKKILLPLAVGFGLAFFGPQRVTFSQVLKDGRITDLWPFAIEVFKNWPILGSGVDTYNPAFRSLGLVPSQDSITIPHPHNIYLQFLAETGVIGFATLMLFLMVYSLWFLKRIAGGLRQGQDKEYWGLLSFFGCAYMGYMATAISAHSFFRVWWLGLSMLVLGVTLGGCVWAEREKDEVRFVRSGDS; the protein is encoded by the coding sequence ATGTACCTTCTGATTTTTACAAGAACAAGAAGCTCTTACGTCGGATTTGCCGTAGCGTTGCTGCTCCTGTGGGTTTTGCACAGGGGATTCGACTGGAAGAAGATCCTTTTGCCCCTTGCTGTTGGATTCGGATTGGCCTTCTTTGGGCCACAACGAGTTACTTTTTCGCAGGTGCTCAAGGACGGCCGCATTACCGACCTATGGCCGTTCGCCATCGAGGTGTTCAAGAACTGGCCGATTCTTGGCTCTGGGGTCGACACGTACAACCCAGCGTTTAGGTCCCTGGGATTGGTACCTAGCCAAGATAGCATCACCATCCCCCATCCGCATAACATATACCTGCAGTTCCTAGCCGAAACGGGAGTTATCGGCTTCGCCACGCTCATGCTCTTCCTGATGGTCTATAGTCTGTGGTTTCTCAAAAGAATCGCAGGGGGCCTCAGGCAAGGACAGGACAAGGAATACTGGGGATTGCTCTCATTTTTCGGTTGCGCCTACATGGGCTACATGGCCACGGCCATTAGTGCACACAGCTTTTTCCGTGTTTGGTGGCTCGGTCTGTCCATGCTCGTCTTGGGCGTGACACTCGGCGGCTGTGTCTGGGCAGAAAGAGAGAAGGACGAGGTGCGTTTCGTTAGGAGTGGCGACTCCTAG
- a CDS encoding glycosyltransferase produces the protein MAAFDVGLMPLISDNRSLGRCGYKAIQYMGLGLPVVSSPVGDAGRVVVNGVTGFHAHDAKQWQEVLFALACCPELRRSMGHAGRQRAEYDYSYQAWAPKITSTLRRLLAART, from the coding sequence ATGGCTGCCTTCGATGTAGGTCTCATGCCGCTCATCAGCGACAACCGGTCTCTTGGTCGCTGCGGGTACAAAGCTATACAGTACATGGGCCTCGGGTTGCCGGTAGTCAGTTCACCCGTGGGAGATGCGGGCAGGGTCGTTGTCAATGGCGTGACGGGCTTCCATGCCCATGATGCTAAGCAGTGGCAGGAAGTCCTTTTTGCACTGGCATGCTGCCCAGAGTTGCGTCGCTCAATGGGACACGCCGGTCGGCAACGCGCCGAGTACGATTACAGCTATCAAGCCTGGGCCCCCAAAATAACTTCCACCCTGCGCCGCTTGCTGGCAGCGCGGACATGA
- a CDS encoding DUF4911 domain-containing protein codes for MEIAPERMALFRFLLEARGHLAYFTVLDRRRALVRVVFSPDMAAELEQGLSEMAESVPFSIIRTPHDGPVTSTPKRP; via the coding sequence GTGGAGATCGCGCCGGAGCGCATGGCCCTGTTCCGCTTCTTGTTGGAAGCCAGGGGGCATCTAGCCTATTTTACGGTGCTCGACCGCAGGCGCGCCCTAGTTCGCGTGGTATTCAGCCCGGACATGGCCGCCGAACTCGAACAGGGCCTGTCCGAGATGGCCGAGAGCGTGCCCTTCTCCATCATCAGGACGCCCCACGACGGTCCTGTAACCTCTACCCCTAAACGCCCATGA
- a CDS encoding HDIG domain-containing metalloprotein, whose translation MLERQEALRLLNENTPEAHLIEHALASEAVMRGLARRLGREEDMWGLAGLLHDLDYSATKEDPARHGVTSADLLQGRLPEEAVQAIRAHAWEMNGVEPKSDFDYALRCGETVTGLVSAAALVRPDGMAGMQASSLKKKMKDKAFARNVRREVIRECEKLGLELTEFLTLAIESMAALR comes from the coding sequence ATGCTCGAACGTCAGGAAGCCTTGCGTCTGCTCAATGAAAACACGCCCGAGGCGCACCTCATCGAACATGCCCTGGCCAGCGAGGCGGTCATGCGCGGTCTGGCCCGCCGCTTGGGTCGCGAGGAGGACATGTGGGGATTGGCCGGGCTGTTGCACGACCTGGATTATTCCGCCACCAAGGAAGATCCGGCGCGCCACGGCGTCACGTCCGCGGACCTGCTCCAGGGCCGATTGCCCGAAGAGGCAGTCCAGGCCATCCGCGCCCATGCCTGGGAGATGAACGGAGTGGAGCCGAAGAGCGACTTCGATTACGCCCTGCGCTGCGGCGAAACCGTCACCGGCCTGGTCAGCGCGGCGGCCCTGGTGCGGCCCGACGGCATGGCCGGCATGCAGGCCTCCAGTCTAAAGAAGAAGATGAAGGACAAAGCCTTTGCGCGCAATGTGCGTCGCGAGGTTATCCGCGAGTGTGAGAAGCTCGGGCTGGAATTGACGGAATTCCTGACTCTCGCCATCGAGTCCATGGCAGCGCTTCGCTAG
- a CDS encoding DUF2156 domain-containing protein, whose amino-acid sequence MELSFEPIRIARREEYRSLLARCPQPASDYSFINLWGWQEVYGLEWAFQDGLVWIRQTLPEPVLWAPIGDWAAADWKSMAHFVAGRRFIRVPEKLAERWLNLFSPYIKESRGHWDYVYLVKDLVDLEGERFRKKREQFETFVTGHASEYYEMGPDCVEEALDMQAEWCRWRDCEESGALMAENTAIVHVLENWDRLPELLGGAIRVDGKLVAYTVAEQLSEDTLVIHFEKAHANLEGAYQAINRLFLAHTASFYRYVNREQDLDEPGLRKAKLSYNPISFVHKFELTFT is encoded by the coding sequence ATGGAACTCAGCTTCGAACCCATTAGAATCGCCCGTCGCGAGGAGTACCGGAGCCTCCTGGCCCGTTGCCCGCAGCCTGCCTCGGACTACAGCTTCATCAACCTGTGGGGCTGGCAAGAGGTCTACGGCCTGGAGTGGGCCTTCCAGGACGGGCTTGTCTGGATCCGCCAGACCTTGCCCGAACCGGTACTGTGGGCGCCTATTGGCGACTGGGCCGCGGCGGATTGGAAATCCATGGCTCATTTCGTGGCGGGCAGGCGCTTTATCCGCGTGCCCGAGAAGCTCGCCGAGCGCTGGCTGAACCTCTTTTCGCCATATATCAAGGAATCTCGCGGCCATTGGGATTACGTCTACCTGGTTAAGGATCTGGTCGATCTGGAGGGGGAGCGTTTTCGCAAGAAGCGCGAGCAGTTCGAGACTTTCGTGACGGGTCATGCCAGCGAATACTACGAGATGGGCCCCGATTGCGTTGAGGAGGCCCTCGACATGCAGGCCGAATGGTGCCGCTGGCGCGACTGTGAAGAGTCGGGGGCCTTGATGGCCGAGAACACGGCCATTGTGCATGTGCTGGAAAACTGGGATCGGCTGCCCGAGCTCCTGGGCGGGGCCATCCGGGTGGATGGCAAGCTGGTGGCCTACACCGTGGCCGAGCAATTGTCCGAGGACACGCTGGTCATCCACTTCGAGAAGGCCCACGCAAACCTCGAGGGCGCGTACCAGGCTATCAATCGGCTATTCCTGGCCCACACGGCCTCGTTCTATCGCTACGTCAACCGCGAGCAGGACCTGGATGAGCCGGGTTTGCGCAAGGCCAAGCTCTCCTACAATCCCATATCCTTCGTGCACAAGTTCGAGCTGACCTTTACATAG
- a CDS encoding winged helix-turn-helix domain-containing protein, producing MKSADEMPGELQPRMRLHLWLEVEGGMVLGLGRAMLLAKVHELGSLNKAAKAMGMSYRAAWGRLKKTEDLLGLPLVVSSGGRSGFTLTPLGESLVKSFQRWHADVERYALETSHGLFPFEVRPFGGPEPFEPGEPSELDGDEKE from the coding sequence ATGAAATCTGCCGATGAGATGCCAGGAGAACTGCAACCAAGAATGCGGCTGCACCTCTGGCTGGAGGTTGAGGGCGGCATGGTGCTCGGCCTGGGCCGGGCCATGCTGCTGGCCAAGGTGCATGAACTGGGCTCGCTCAACAAGGCGGCCAAGGCCATGGGCATGTCCTATCGAGCGGCCTGGGGCAGGCTCAAGAAAACCGAGGACCTGCTGGGCCTGCCGCTGGTGGTCAGTTCCGGCGGCCGTAGCGGCTTTACCCTCACGCCGCTTGGCGAAAGCCTGGTGAAGTCCTTCCAGCGCTGGCACGCGGACGTGGAGCGCTACGCCCTGGAGACTTCCCACGGGTTATTCCCCTTCGAAGTCCGTCCCTTCGGTGGGCCGGAACCGTTCGAACCTGGCGAGCCGTCCGAACTCGATGGAGACGAAAAAGAATGA
- a CDS encoding MATE family efflux transporter has protein sequence MVKSVRTPALPRTAAWRDIWSLAWPQTLLMFCNFLIGFVDVWVAGRIGSDVQASMGMINQLLFFFLVVATAVANGSVAAISQSMGAGLPRRALRYTGLVLEVGLVMGLAIFALGMFIDDGLLALLQVPDGLRPITSYFLDVYLLLLPVYYLFLITHAVFRAQRMVFVPLFSGIITALVNTVADLGLGLGMWGLPNLGYQGVAWATFFSVSCGTLFNLFVLWRRGLLRRESFAPWCWIRQAWPYLFRVAWPGGLMQVVWQSAYLALFAVTGSLPHENVAALAGMSAGMRVEAGLFLPGFAFNMTASILVGEYLGAGRPDMAKRATYRILGVGVAVLTLVAVGVWLVMEPLAAFVAPDPAVQAQAMGYLRWNLLAIPFTLTSMILAGALAGAGATIYNLLAFGCAAWLVRVPTAYILGHHVLGDSTGVWISMFVSQVFQSSLALGIFHFRDWSKFAMRRRKTLTGATNGTQLRTH, from the coding sequence ATGGTCAAATCCGTCCGCACGCCTGCGCTGCCTCGCACCGCCGCCTGGCGGGACATCTGGTCCCTGGCCTGGCCGCAGACGCTGCTGATGTTCTGCAACTTCCTCATCGGCTTCGTGGACGTATGGGTGGCCGGCCGCATCGGCAGCGATGTGCAGGCCTCCATGGGCATGATCAACCAGCTCCTGTTCTTTTTTCTGGTGGTAGCCACGGCCGTGGCCAACGGGAGCGTGGCGGCCATCAGCCAGTCAATGGGCGCAGGCTTGCCCAGGAGGGCTTTGCGCTATACCGGGCTAGTGCTGGAGGTCGGCCTGGTCATGGGCTTGGCGATTTTCGCGCTAGGCATGTTCATCGACGACGGCCTGCTTGCCCTGCTGCAGGTGCCGGACGGCCTGCGGCCTATTACGAGTTACTTTCTGGACGTTTACCTGCTGCTCCTGCCTGTCTATTACCTTTTCCTCATCACGCACGCCGTGTTCCGCGCCCAGCGCATGGTCTTCGTGCCGCTTTTCTCCGGCATCATCACCGCGCTGGTGAATACCGTGGCTGACCTGGGATTGGGGCTGGGCATGTGGGGCCTGCCGAATCTCGGCTATCAGGGCGTGGCCTGGGCGACTTTCTTCTCCGTGAGTTGCGGCACGCTGTTCAACCTGTTCGTGCTCTGGCGCAGGGGGCTCCTGCGCCGGGAGAGCTTCGCCCCCTGGTGCTGGATTCGCCAAGCCTGGCCCTATCTGTTCAGGGTGGCCTGGCCGGGCGGCCTAATGCAGGTCGTGTGGCAATCGGCCTACTTGGCCCTGTTCGCCGTCACCGGCAGCCTGCCGCACGAGAACGTGGCCGCCCTGGCCGGCATGTCCGCTGGCATGCGTGTGGAGGCCGGCCTGTTCCTGCCGGGCTTCGCCTTCAATATGACCGCCTCCATTCTTGTGGGCGAATATCTGGGTGCGGGCCGGCCCGACATGGCCAAGCGCGCGACCTACCGCATTCTGGGTGTGGGCGTGGCTGTGCTCACGCTCGTGGCCGTGGGCGTCTGGCTGGTCATGGAGCCCCTGGCAGCCTTCGTGGCCCCTGATCCGGCGGTGCAGGCCCAGGCCATGGGCTATCTGCGCTGGAATCTGCTGGCCATTCCTTTCACCCTGACCTCCATGATCCTGGCCGGAGCCCTGGCCGGAGCAGGAGCAACCATCTACAACCTGCTGGCCTTCGGCTGCGCGGCCTGGCTCGTGCGCGTGCCCACAGCCTATATCCTTGGCCATCATGTGCTGGGGGATTCCACCGGTGTATGGATTTCCATGTTCGTATCTCAGGTGTTCCAGTCCAGCCTGGCCTTAGGTATCTTCCATTTCAGAGACTGGTCCAAATTCGCCATGCGGCGACGCAAGACCCTAACCGGAGCCACCAATGGAACTCAGCTTCGAACCCATTAG
- a CDS encoding lytic murein transglycosylase: MFIIRQIRIHPWFWLLIGGLLLLGVGFGGRFLPQSGTGLTEWTPLLERLANDGHDPGELRVVFGDSRARYDPSAMASKLQALLRQRRQARGEPGEQPEVYGRYLSPLALAGARGYLDLHRGVLENAESLYGVDKEIQVAILLIESKLGMTTGSDDALLILASMAMSADFERVKPHIGWGRLDQEEQAWIEARNADKAAWAYRELDALLRYARMAGRSPLDIPSSVYGAIGYPQFMPSNALAYGVDGDGDGIVDLFTTADAVHSLCNFLKRHGWREDLVLDRRHEVIYKYNHDNVYARTVLAIADRLKGKA; encoded by the coding sequence ATGTTCATAATACGACAAATTAGGATACATCCTTGGTTCTGGCTCCTGATTGGGGGGCTGCTCCTGCTTGGCGTGGGATTTGGCGGCCGATTTCTACCACAAAGCGGTACCGGCCTGACGGAATGGACGCCACTCCTGGAGCGGTTGGCCAATGACGGACACGATCCAGGCGAGCTGCGCGTCGTGTTTGGGGACTCAAGAGCGCGCTACGACCCTTCGGCCATGGCCTCGAAGCTCCAAGCCCTTCTGCGCCAGCGCCGGCAAGCGCGCGGCGAACCCGGTGAACAGCCGGAAGTCTATGGCAGGTATCTTTCTCCCTTGGCCCTGGCTGGCGCGCGCGGCTACCTGGACCTGCATCGCGGGGTCTTGGAAAATGCCGAAAGCCTTTACGGGGTGGACAAGGAGATCCAGGTGGCCATCCTGCTCATCGAAAGCAAGCTGGGCATGACCACCGGCAGCGACGACGCCCTGCTGATCCTGGCCAGCATGGCCATGTCGGCGGACTTTGAGAGGGTCAAGCCGCACATCGGCTGGGGCAGGCTCGATCAGGAAGAGCAGGCCTGGATCGAGGCGCGTAATGCGGACAAGGCTGCTTGGGCCTACCGTGAACTGGATGCGCTTCTACGCTACGCAAGGATGGCCGGTCGCAGTCCCTTGGATATCCCAAGCTCCGTTTATGGAGCCATCGGTTACCCCCAATTTATGCCCAGCAATGCTCTGGCCTACGGGGTGGACGGCGACGGCGATGGGATCGTCGACCTGTTCACCACGGCCGACGCCGTGCATAGCCTGTGCAACTTCCTCAAACGCCACGGCTGGCGCGAGGACCTCGTCCTGGACCGCAGGCACGAGGTTATCTACAAATACAATCACGACAACGTCTACGCACGAACTGTGCTGGCCATAGCCGACCGGCTAAAGGGCAAGGCATAA
- a CDS encoding HD domain-containing protein yields MPWTQGLHVRAWHFAALAHAGQTMPDNDLPYLVHIGSVALEVTAALVAEGGNADLALPCAILHDIIEDTATSHAQLQMAFNRRIADGVLALSKDPAIPGKLEQMRDSLRRIREQAKEVWMVKLADRIANLSDPRPTWNRERRQGYADEARLILEELGEASDHLRLRLAWCIERFLID; encoded by the coding sequence ATGCCCTGGACCCAAGGGCTACACGTGCGGGCTTGGCATTTCGCCGCCCTGGCCCATGCCGGCCAGACCATGCCCGACAACGACCTGCCTTATCTCGTGCACATCGGCAGCGTGGCCCTGGAGGTCACGGCGGCTCTGGTTGCCGAAGGCGGCAACGCAGACTTGGCTCTGCCCTGCGCCATACTGCACGACATCATCGAGGATACGGCCACAAGCCACGCCCAACTGCAAATGGCCTTCAACCGACGCATCGCCGACGGAGTGCTGGCCCTGAGCAAGGACCCGGCTATCCCAGGCAAGCTGGAGCAGATGCGCGACAGCCTGCGACGCATCCGCGAGCAGGCGAAAGAGGTTTGGATGGTCAAGCTGGCCGATCGCATCGCCAACCTGAGCGATCCGCGCCCCACCTGGAACAGAGAGCGTCGCCAAGGCTACGCAGACGAGGCGCGACTCATACTGGAGGAGTTGGGCGAGGCATCGGACCATCTGCGTCTGCGACTGGCCTGGTGCATTGAACGCTTCCTGATTGACTGA
- a CDS encoding C40 family peptidase: MRQSVVAKARSVIGTPYRFGGMSPVSGFDCSGLVVWVYETHGVDLPRTTWEQTRAGQAVPADQMHPGDIVVFKLGGKQPYLHTGIYAGGNTFIHSPRSGGRVREESLSGAYWAGRIHAIRRVIK; the protein is encoded by the coding sequence TTGCGTCAATCCGTAGTGGCCAAGGCGCGTTCCGTGATCGGCACGCCCTATCGCTTTGGCGGCATGTCACCTGTTTCGGGCTTCGACTGTTCCGGACTGGTGGTCTGGGTCTACGAGACACACGGTGTCGACCTGCCGCGCACCACCTGGGAACAGACCCGCGCCGGCCAAGCCGTGCCTGCCGACCAGATGCATCCGGGCGATATCGTCGTGTTCAAGCTGGGCGGGAAGCAGCCTTATCTGCACACTGGAATCTACGCCGGCGGGAACACCTTCATCCATAGCCCCCGAAGCGGCGGCCGCGTGCGCGAGGAATCTCTTTCCGGGGCCTACTGGGCCGGACGCATCCATGCAATACGCCGCGTAATCAAATGA
- a CDS encoding dual CXXC motif small (seleno)protein yields MTFLHKQPTQDSKAACRNCGRPLNLRRAUSGVMLRCRYCGTEDPLSRHSDSIDDDLEDKLAWVPLDRL; encoded by the coding sequence ATGACGTTCCTGCACAAACAGCCCACACAAGACAGCAAAGCGGCCTGCCGCAACTGCGGCCGTCCCCTGAACCTGCGCCGCGCCTGAAGCGGGGTCATGCTACGCTGCAGGTACTGCGGCACGGAAGACCCCCTCTCTCGACACTCCGATAGCATTGACGACGATCTGGAAGACAAGTTGGCTTGGGTGCCTCTGGACCGCCTGTAA
- the larB gene encoding nickel pincer cofactor biosynthesis protein LarB, protein MDHKTLRQLLNDVASGALAPEQALERIAPAQLALGRRLACGLHLDLDRAPRTGQSEVVFGQGKSPEQLILAVGGLIEAGQPALVTRLDSARGKYLAKHVPEGVYWPTAGLFTVGRPVDLSEPWPSAGQAMVIAAGASDLPVALEALGCAMFFGLDCGLASDVGVAGLHRLLQRGESLAKARLHIVVAGMEGALPSVVAGLYGKPVIGVPTSVGYGTGLGGIAALLSMLNACAPGIAVVNIDNGYGAAAMAAKLLG, encoded by the coding sequence ATGGATCACAAGACCTTACGCCAACTCTTAAACGATGTAGCCTCTGGAGCCCTTGCTCCTGAACAGGCGCTGGAACGCATCGCCCCGGCCCAGCTTGCGCTGGGCCGCAGGCTGGCTTGCGGCCTGCACCTGGATCTCGACCGAGCCCCGCGAACAGGCCAATCCGAGGTGGTCTTTGGCCAAGGCAAGAGCCCGGAGCAGCTCATCCTCGCCGTTGGCGGCCTGATCGAGGCCGGTCAGCCCGCGCTGGTCACACGGCTGGACTCCGCTCGCGGCAAGTACCTTGCAAAACATGTTCCGGAAGGCGTTTACTGGCCCACAGCCGGGCTTTTCACCGTCGGCCGGCCCGTGGACCTGTCAGAACCATGGCCATCCGCAGGTCAGGCAATGGTTATCGCGGCCGGAGCTTCGGATCTACCCGTGGCCTTGGAGGCTCTTGGCTGTGCGATGTTCTTCGGACTCGACTGCGGCCTGGCATCGGATGTGGGCGTAGCCGGCCTGCACAGGCTGCTTCAGCGCGGCGAGTCCCTGGCCAAGGCCCGGCTGCACATCGTGGTTGCGGGCATGGAGGGTGCCCTGCCGAGCGTGGTGGCGGGGCTGTACGGCAAGCCGGTCATCGGCGTGCCGACTTCTGTGGGTTACGGCACCGGCCTCGGCGGCATCGCCGCCCTCCTGTCCATGCTCAACGCCTGCGCGCCCGGCATTGCCGTGGTCAATATCGACAACGGCTACGGTGCGGCGGCCATGGCGGCAAAATTGCTAGGATAA
- a CDS encoding M24 family metallopeptidase gives MNKHTHSARREKLRPLLAREGLDALLVSLAANRFYLSGFELHDPQCNESAGYLLVTRNGPDWLLTDPRYLDAARRLWDEDNVFIYAQARNEKIREFLAGLRLGTIGVESQALCVQTWLDLSNGLTLKPTKGLVEELRIIKEPGEIEIMRRSCRLNHEVFGLTPRLLVPGKTEEALAWELEQAFRNGGASELSFETIVGVGPNAALPHAIPGATAIRENELVLVDMGCRLGAYCSDQTRTFWVGDKPSERFQRTMELVRGAQQAAIDIIRPGLPAREAYLAAWNHLDRHGVASQFTHGLGHGIGLETHEPPSLGRLAETTLQAGMFVTVEPGLYDPTWGGIRWEYMVLVTENGCEIL, from the coding sequence ATGAACAAGCACACTCACTCCGCCCGACGTGAAAAGCTGCGCCCTCTGCTCGCCCGCGAGGGTCTGGACGCGTTGCTGGTAAGTCTGGCAGCCAACCGCTTTTATCTGAGCGGCTTCGAGCTGCACGATCCCCAGTGCAACGAATCAGCCGGCTATCTGCTGGTCACCCGTAACGGCCCGGACTGGCTGCTGACTGATCCGCGTTATCTGGATGCGGCTCGGCGACTTTGGGACGAGGACAATGTCTTCATCTACGCTCAGGCGCGAAACGAGAAGATCCGCGAATTCCTGGCAGGGCTGCGCCTGGGGACCATCGGCGTGGAGTCCCAGGCCTTGTGCGTGCAGACCTGGCTCGATCTTTCGAACGGGCTTACGCTCAAGCCCACCAAAGGATTGGTGGAAGAGCTGCGCATCATCAAGGAGCCCGGCGAGATAGAGATCATGCGCCGCTCATGCCGCCTGAACCATGAGGTCTTCGGCCTTACTCCCAGGCTGCTCGTGCCCGGCAAGACCGAGGAAGCGCTGGCCTGGGAGCTGGAGCAGGCCTTCCGCAACGGCGGGGCCAGCGAGTTATCCTTCGAGACAATTGTGGGCGTGGGCCCCAACGCGGCCCTGCCTCACGCCATCCCCGGCGCAACGGCCATCCGCGAGAACGAGCTGGTGCTCGTGGATATGGGTTGCCGGCTGGGGGCCTATTGTTCGGACCAGACGCGCACCTTTTGGGTGGGCGACAAGCCGTCCGAGCGCTTCCAGCGTACAATGGAGCTGGTGCGGGGGGCGCAGCAAGCCGCCATCGACATCATCCGCCCCGGCTTGCCCGCCCGCGAAGCCTACCTGGCGGCATGGAACCACCTGGATCGGCACGGCGTGGCAAGTCAGTTCACTCACGGCCTGGGCCACGGCATCGGCCTGGAAACGCACGAACCGCCCAGCCTCGGTCGCCTGGCCGAGACCACGCTTCAGGCCGGCATGTTTGTGACCGTGGAACCAGGTCTTTACGATCCGACCTGGGGCGGCATCCGCTGGGAGTACATGGTCCTGGTCACCGAGAACGGCTGCGAAATACTATGA
- a CDS encoding glycosyltransferase, whose amino-acid sequence MRIVYVNSTHKWAGVKTWTLDTAAWLAKHGHEVTIFGRPGPFTDKSRSLDIETFALEFGVDFSPALILRFARFFRTRRTDVLVVNVGKDLRTAGLAARLSGVPVLHRVGLPGDMRNTLKVRLMHRFIKPHILVPSQDTKDGLLACLPHLKPEEIAVIHTGKPVAKEPPEPVRRPLRLIVSSRLSSEKGHADLLQTLATLQGQGLEFTLDVLGTGATEDELKALAISLGLQNRVRWLGFQADVTSHLRHCDAFVLPSYAEGLPNTLLEAMAQGLCPVARDVGGVREIWPAANLHGLLAGMEADDLLAPLECLLRADDAQVMTWKQAAWEQCKAAFNIDTQGRRFEDLLQGLIARQHKT is encoded by the coding sequence TTGCGTATCGTCTATGTGAATTCGACGCATAAGTGGGCCGGGGTCAAAACCTGGACTCTTGATACCGCGGCCTGGCTCGCCAAGCACGGCCACGAGGTGACAATCTTCGGCCGGCCAGGGCCGTTCACCGACAAATCCCGCAGTCTGGACATCGAGACCTTTGCCCTGGAATTCGGCGTGGACTTCAGCCCTGCGCTCATCCTGCGCTTCGCGCGTTTCTTCCGCACCCGGCGCACGGACGTGCTCGTGGTCAATGTAGGCAAGGACCTGCGAACCGCCGGTTTGGCCGCTAGGCTTTCGGGAGTGCCCGTGCTGCACCGGGTAGGCCTGCCCGGCGACATGCGCAACACACTCAAGGTGCGTCTCATGCACCGTTTCATCAAGCCGCACATCCTCGTGCCCAGCCAAGACACAAAAGACGGCCTGCTCGCCTGTCTGCCTCATCTCAAGCCTGAAGAAATTGCGGTCATTCACACAGGTAAACCTGTGGCCAAGGAGCCGCCCGAGCCGGTGCGCCGACCCTTGCGGCTCATCGTCAGCAGCCGCCTCAGCTCCGAAAAAGGTCACGCGGACCTTTTACAGACTCTTGCCACACTGCAAGGTCAGGGTCTAGAGTTCACACTTGACGTACTCGGCACGGGTGCAACCGAAGATGAACTCAAGGCCTTGGCGATCTCGCTCGGCTTACAAAATCGCGTCAGGTGGCTGGGATTTCAGGCCGATGTAACTTCACATTTGCGCCATTGCGACGCCTTCGTGCTGCCTTCCTACGCCGAGGGGTTGCCCAATACACTGCTGGAAGCCATGGCCCAAGGCCTGTGCCCTGTAGCTCGAGACGTAGGCGGAGTGCGCGAGATATGGCCCGCCGCTAACCTGCACGGCCTGCTGGCCGGCATGGAAGCCGACGACCTGCTAGCGCCATTGGAATGCCTGCTCCGCGCGGACGATGCGCAGGTCATGACCTGGAAGCAGGCAGCTTGGGAGCAGTGCAAGGCTGCCTTTAATATCGATACCCAGGGCAGGCGCTTTGAAGATTTGCTGCAGGGGCTTATCGCTAGACAACACAAAACCTAG
- a CDS encoding glycosyltransferase family 2 protein: protein MTAKPLVSCIITTCNRARLLARAIDSALAQTYSPLEIVVVDDASTDETPAIMQGFMESHKDIQYLRHERRMGACAARNSGIQAAKGEYVAGLDDDDEWLPQRVEMMLAVFEDSLAFVYSDYYRRKQDKLSLTSTPSELTHALMVRGINLAGTQVLTRRSYLLEAGGFDPSLRASQDYDMWLRLLEQRPLAKGVDEPLMIVDASDRTGRISVDRRKVFSGKFRVYRKNKRFFDRTLRTERLYSIRKVLHPYPSLHRVLHMAPRRELANELRRWIKGRLVKLLRTS, encoded by the coding sequence GTGACTGCAAAGCCTCTTGTCTCGTGCATCATCACCACCTGCAATAGGGCCCGCCTATTGGCCAGAGCCATCGACTCGGCCCTTGCCCAGACATACAGCCCCCTAGAGATCGTCGTGGTCGACGATGCCTCCACGGATGAAACGCCTGCGATTATGCAAGGCTTCATGGAAAGCCATAAGGACATCCAGTACTTACGCCACGAACGTCGCATGGGAGCATGCGCGGCGCGCAACTCAGGAATCCAAGCCGCAAAGGGCGAGTACGTCGCGGGTTTGGATGACGACGACGAATGGCTACCCCAGCGGGTGGAGATGATGCTGGCAGTCTTCGAGGATAGCCTGGCCTTCGTCTATTCAGACTATTACCGCCGCAAGCAGGACAAACTGAGTCTAACCAGCACGCCGTCGGAACTGACCCACGCGCTGATGGTGCGCGGCATCAACCTCGCAGGCACGCAGGTGCTCACCCGACGCTCTTACCTCTTGGAGGCAGGCGGCTTCGATCCATCCCTGCGCGCATCTCAAGACTATGACATGTGGTTGCGCCTGCTGGAGCAAAGACCCTTGGCCAAGGGAGTGGACGAACCACTCATGATTGTGGATGCCTCGGACCGTACCGGGCGGATTTCTGTGGATCGACGCAAGGTCTTTTCAGGCAAATTCCGGGTCTATCGCAAGAACAAGCGCTTCTTTGATCGCACGCTGCGAACTGAACGCCTCTATTCTATCCGTAAGGTATTGCATCCCTATCCGTCCCTTCATCGCGTGCTGCACATGGCGCCGCGCCGAGAACTGGCTAACGAACTCCGCCGCTGGATCAAAGGCAGACTAGTGAAGCTGCTGCGAACGAGCTGA